The stretch of DNA ACACGGTCGGCAGACGCACCCACACGTGGGAGCGGCCCGACGGCGACGTCGTCGAGCCCGGGCACGTTCCGGTCATCGACGTGGACCGCGGCGGCAAGACCACCTGGCACGGGCCGGGCCAGCTGACCGTCTACCCGATCCTCCGCCTGGCCGCACCGATCGACGTCATCCGTTACGTGCGGGCGCTGGAGGCCGCCGTCATCGACGTGTGCGCTCTCCACGGCCTGGAGACGATCCGGGTCGAGGGACGCTCAGGGGTCTGGGTGCCGGCCGACCCCGCGAGCACCCTCGCGGACACCACGGCACCCGGCCAGTACCCTCGTGCCGAGCGCAAGATCTGCGCCCTGGGAGTGAGGGTCGCTCGGGGAGTGACGATGCACGGGATCGGCCTCAACGTGAACCCGGATCTGGACGCCTTCTCCCTGGATCGGATCATCCCCTGCGGGATCGACGACGCCGGAGTGACCTCCTTGAGCGTGGAGACTGGCCGGCACCTGACCACCAGCGCCCCCGCGAACGCCCTGGTAGCGGCCCTGGAGACCCACCTGGCGCCGTTGGTGGCAGACGCCACGTGACAACAGCCGCCCATATCTAGGCCCGAGGTCCTACGAATCGCCGGGAGGGTATTAGACTCCCTATGGAATCGTCGTCGGCGAGGAGAGTTAGACGTGAGCACCACCGTGGCCCCCGAAGGACGCAAGCTCCTGCGGGTCGAGGCGCGCAACGCCCAGACGCCCATCGAGTCCAAGCCCGACTGGCTGCGCACCCGGGCGGTCGTCTCCGAGACCTACCAGGAGGTCCGCGGCCTGGTGCGGGAGAAGAGCCTGCACACGGTGTGCGCCGAGGCCAACTGCCCCAACATCTACGAGTGCTGGAACGATCGTGAGGCCACCTTCCTGGTGGGTGGAGAGATGTGCACGCGTCGCTGCGACTTCTGCGACATCGCCACCGGCCGCCCCACCGAGTACGACGTCGACGAGCCCAGGCGCGTCGCGATCTCGATCATGGAGATGGACCTGCGCTACGCCACCGTCACCGGGGTGGCCCGTGACGACCGCCCCGACGGCGGGGCCTGGCTCTACGCCGAGACCGCCCGCCAGGTGCACGAGCTCTCTCCGGGCACCGGGGTCGAACTGCTCATCCCCGATTTCAAGGGGAACCCCGACGCGCTTGAGGACGTCTTCTCCTCGCGCCCCGAGGTGCTCGGACACAACCTGGAGACCGTCCCCCGCATCTTCAAGCGCATTCGACCGGCCTTCTCCTACGAGGGCAGCCTTGACGTCATCACCGCCGCCTCGGAGGCGGGGCTGGTCACCAAGTCCAACCTCATCCTGGGAATGGGTGAGACCCGTGACGAGATCGAGGCGGCGATGGCCGCCCTGGTGGAGGCTCGCTGCGACATCCTCACCATCACGCAGTACCTGCGTCCCTCCAAGCTGCACCACCCCGTTGACCGCTGGGTCAAGCCCCAGGAGTTCGTGGAGCTGAGCCGACTGGCTGAGGACATCGGCTTCGCGGCTGTCATGAGCGGCCCGATGGTGCGCTCCTCCTACCGGGCCGGGATGCTGTGGGGACGGGCCATGGTCAAGCGCGGCTGGCCCATCCCCGAGCGCCTGGCCCAGCTCGCCGAGCCCGCCACCGCCCGTCAGGAGGCGTCAGCCCTCCTGGGGACCCACCCCCACCTCGCCGCCGCCTGCTGAGAGCCGGGAGCCGAGCTTCACGTACCGACTTCTTCGCGCACGCGAGTCGGCCACGCTGACGGCGAGACCATGTGTGGCAGCGCACCGACGTCGTCTATTGTGTGCCCGTGAGTAGTGCCCAGTCCCCCCAGCCGAAGAAGAAGCGCCGGCTGGCCCAGTACCTTCAGAACATCAAGGACTCCTACACGATCTCGCGGCGCAGCTACCCGTGGATCGGATGGGCGATGCTGGCCGCGTCCGCCGCCT from Actinomyces sp. Marseille-P3109 encodes:
- a CDS encoding lipoyl synthase: MSTTVAPEGRKLLRVEARNAQTPIESKPDWLRTRAVVSETYQEVRGLVREKSLHTVCAEANCPNIYECWNDREATFLVGGEMCTRRCDFCDIATGRPTEYDVDEPRRVAISIMEMDLRYATVTGVARDDRPDGGAWLYAETARQVHELSPGTGVELLIPDFKGNPDALEDVFSSRPEVLGHNLETVPRIFKRIRPAFSYEGSLDVITAASEAGLVTKSNLILGMGETRDEIEAAMAALVEARCDILTITQYLRPSKLHHPVDRWVKPQEFVELSRLAEDIGFAAVMSGPMVRSSYRAGMLWGRAMVKRGWPIPERLAQLAEPATARQEASALLGTHPHLAAAC
- the lipB gene encoding lipoyl(octanoyl) transferase LipB yields the protein MLRQDVELGSRLIPFSEGWERQRAVHAEVVAGRRPSTLLLMEHEPVYTVGRRTHTWERPDGDVVEPGHVPVIDVDRGGKTTWHGPGQLTVYPILRLAAPIDVIRYVRALEAAVIDVCALHGLETIRVEGRSGVWVPADPASTLADTTAPGQYPRAERKICALGVRVARGVTMHGIGLNVNPDLDAFSLDRIIPCGIDDAGVTSLSVETGRHLTTSAPANALVAALETHLAPLVADAT